The region TTCACATCAGTTCAGGCGTCTCCGGTCTCGTGGCCGCTTTCGTCCTCGGTAAAAGAAAGGGGCACGGTTCCGGTTCCTTGACCCCCCATAATATACCCATGACCGTTATGGGTGCAGGGTTGCTCTGGTTCGGCTGGTTCGGTTTCAACGCTGGGAGCGCCCTGGCTGCCGGAAGCCTGGCCGCAAGCGCCTTCATTGTTACCAATACCGCAGCGGCGGCCGGCGCAATTTCCTGGGTGGCTTGCGAAAAGGCCCGCAACGGCAAAGCGACTGTCCTTGGCGCGGCCAGCGGAGCTGTGGCAGGACTTGTGGCGATCACCCCGGCTTCCGGGTTTGTAGGTCCCCTTTATGCCATTTTAATTGGGCTAGCCGCGGGTGCTTCCTGTTATTTAGCCGTGGCCGTCGTAAAAGCCAAACTGGGATATGACGATTCCCTGGATGCTTTCGGTATTCACGGGGTAGGAGGCGTCCTGGGTGCCCTGGCCACCGGTATCTTTGCTTCCACGGCCATTAACGAAGCCGGCGCAAACGGGCTTATCTTTGGAAACCCGCAGCAGCTGGCGATACAGGGCCTAGCCGTGCTGGTCACCATCGTTTTCGTGGGTGCGAGTACCTTCTTGATTTTGAAACTTGTCTCCTTCCTCTGTGGCGGGCTGCGGGTCAGCGCCAAAGAAGAGGATGTCGGCCTCGACCTGACCCAGCACGGTGAAGACGCGTATGACAGCGCAGGTCTTGGCACCAGCGCGCTTTATTCCACCAATTAATATTAAAAGTAAAAGGAGGTTTGAACTCGATGAAAAAAGTCGAGTGTATCATCCGCCCGACCAGGCTGGATGAAGTCACCAGCGCCCTGAACAAGTTCGGAGTGCACGGGATGACCGTAACCCAGGTCATGGGCTGCGGGCTGCAGAAAGGCCGTCGGGAAGTATACCGCGGGACGGTCTATGACATTCAATTGCTCCCCAAGCTAAAAATAGAAATCGTTGTTCCAGACCATCAAGTGGATGAACTCGTAAAAATTGTCACCGGCAATGCCTGGTCGGGGGAAATCGGGGATGGCAAGATTTTTATCTATGAGATCGAAGATGCCATCCGCATCAGGACCGGCGAGCGAGGAGAGGCCGCCATCTAAACGCGACTTTCTTGTTATGTGCTTGCAAAAACATATCCCTGTTGCTAAAATATACCTAATGTACATTCATTCTTAGCACATGAATCCACATTAGGGAGGGTAACCGGTATGCAAAGGCTTAGCAAAGAGGATATAGTCCGCCTGGTCTCAGAAAACAATGTCAAATTCATCCGGCTGCAGTTTACCGACATCATGGGCGTCCCCAAAAATGTCTCCATAACCGTCAAACAGCTGGAGAAAGCCTTGAACAACGAGTTGATGTTTGACGGTTCTTCCATCGAAGGCTTTGTGCGCATTGAGGAATCGGACATGTATCTTTATCCCGATCCCGACACCTTTGTCATTTATCCCTGGCGCGCTTCTGAAGAAGGAGGAGTGGCCAGGTTAATATGCGACATCTATAACCCTGATGGAACGCCTTTCGCCGGAGACCCGCGCTTCGTCCTGCGCCGGGCGCTCAAAGAAGCGGCCAGCATGGGATATACATTCAATGTCGGTCCTGAAGCGGAGTTTTTCCTCTTCCATACCGCCCCCGACGGTTCCCCTACAACCAATACCCACGACCGGGCCGGGTATTTTGACCTTTCGCCAATTGACCTGGGAGAGAACGCTCGCCGCGATATTGTGCTAACCTTGGAAAAAATGGGCTTTGAGATAGAAACTTCTCACCATGAAGTAGCTCCTGGCCAGCACGAAATTGATTTCAAATACTCCGATGCCCTGAATATCGCCGATAAAATCATTACCTTCAAAATGGTTGTACGCATCATTGCTCAACGCCACGGCCTGCATGCCACTTTTATGGCTAAACCCATCTTTGGCGTAGCCGGCAACGGAATGCACATGAATCAATCCCTCTTTAAGGACGGCCAAAACGCCTTTTACGATCCCGAGGCCCCTGACCAGCTCAGCGAAACAGCAGTACACTATATCGCCGGCATCCTCAAGCACGCCAGGGCCATCACCGCTGTTACCAACCCGACAGTCAACTCTTACAAACGCCTGGTTCCCGGCTATGAAGCGCCGGTCTACATTGCCTGGTCCTACCGCAACCGCAGTCCTCTCATTCGCATACCGGCAAAAAGAGGCCTTTCCACCCGGATCGAGCTTCGCAATCCCGATCCCAGCTGTAACCCGTACCTGGCCCTGGCCGTAGTGCTGATGAGCGGGCTGGACGGTATAAAAAACCGGCTTAAGGCCCCGGCTCCCTGCGACCGCAATATTTACGAAATGACCCCCGTGGAGCGCTGGGACCTGGGAATCGGCAGCCTTCCCGGAACACTGCAGGAAGCCATTGAGGAATTGTCAAAGGACGAGGTCGTAAAACAAGCCCTGGGGCCGCATGTTCTTGACCGTTACCTGGAAGCCAAGATCCGCGAATGGGACGAATACCGCACCAGGGTACACCAGTGGGAACTGGACAGGTATCTCTCGATATATTAAAACAAATTGCGCACCACCACCACCTAAAAGGCTGGAACATTCTGTTCCAGCCTTTTAATCCACCTTTTTTCACACCTTGAATTTTTGGACCATCGAGTTTAAATTTTCGGCCATTAGCGTTTGATTCTGGGCCGCCTTGGCCACATCGCCCGCCGCCGTCGCTGACTGGGCCACGCTTGAAGCTATTTCCTGCGACCCGCTTGCCGCCTGCTCGACAGCCTTGGCCACCGAACCGATGGCCTCATTGACCTGGTTGATCGAAGCCATGATTTCCTCGGCACCGGCAGCGAATTCCTCTACAAGGTCCCCCATTATTTCCGCATCATCCCGGTACTGCCGTCCAGTTACGACCAACGTCTCATAATCTGCAGCGACCTTGTTATTGATAAATTCGAGAATATCGCTGGCGTTCGCCGAGAGGTTTTCAAACGCGCCTTTAACCTGCTTAATAACCCTTTGAATGTCACCGACCGTCCGGGACGACTGTTCGGCAAGTTTTCTCACTTCCTCCGCCACTACGGCAAAGCCGCGCCCTTGTTCGCCCGCCCTGGCCGCTTCAATCGCGGCGTTGAGAGCCAGCAGGTTTGTCTGGTCGGCGATTTCCGAAATCGCATCGGTCATTATAACGATCTCTTCCACCACCCT is a window of Peptococcaceae bacterium DNA encoding:
- a CDS encoding ammonium transporter; the protein is MRKKSLSTCLLLLSCAAVFPFPALAAESSVDPGDTTFILISSALVMLMTPGLALFYGGMVRKKNVLSTIMQSFFIIALISVQWVLVGYTLAFGPDKGHLIGSFQWLGFRGVGMDPNPDYAATIPHQAFAAFQLMFAIITPALITGAFAERMKFSAFVLFTLFWSTFVYDPLAHWVWGVDGWLRNLGALDFAGGTVVHISSGVSGLVAAFVLGKRKGHGSGSLTPHNIPMTVMGAGLLWFGWFGFNAGSALAAGSLAASAFIVTNTAAAAGAISWVACEKARNGKATVLGAASGAVAGLVAITPASGFVGPLYAILIGLAAGASCYLAVAVVKAKLGYDDSLDAFGIHGVGGVLGALATGIFASTAINEAGANGLIFGNPQQLAIQGLAVLVTIVFVGASTFLILKLVSFLCGGLRVSAKEEDVGLDLTQHGEDAYDSAGLGTSALYSTN
- the glnA gene encoding type I glutamate--ammonia ligase, yielding MQRLSKEDIVRLVSENNVKFIRLQFTDIMGVPKNVSITVKQLEKALNNELMFDGSSIEGFVRIEESDMYLYPDPDTFVIYPWRASEEGGVARLICDIYNPDGTPFAGDPRFVLRRALKEAASMGYTFNVGPEAEFFLFHTAPDGSPTTNTHDRAGYFDLSPIDLGENARRDIVLTLEKMGFEIETSHHEVAPGQHEIDFKYSDALNIADKIITFKMVVRIIAQRHGLHATFMAKPIFGVAGNGMHMNQSLFKDGQNAFYDPEAPDQLSETAVHYIAGILKHARAITAVTNPTVNSYKRLVPGYEAPVYIAWSYRNRSPLIRIPAKRGLSTRIELRNPDPSCNPYLALAVVLMSGLDGIKNRLKAPAPCDRNIYEMTPVERWDLGIGSLPGTLQEAIEELSKDEVVKQALGPHVLDRYLEAKIREWDEYRTRVHQWELDRYLSIY
- a CDS encoding P-II family nitrogen regulator → MKKVECIIRPTRLDEVTSALNKFGVHGMTVTQVMGCGLQKGRREVYRGTVYDIQLLPKLKIEIVVPDHQVDELVKIVTGNAWSGEIGDGKIFIYEIEDAIRIRTGERGEAAI